DNA sequence from the Sulfurimonas sediminis genome:
TTACCTATAATCTCTCCGACCGGGTGCATCTCACTATTTTGCAAAAGTGTTCCCAATAGAGTATATCTGTCAGTTTTAAATGTATAATTTCTCTCTTTTTTCCCCAGGTAGGCATCAATAACAGCATTAATAAGTTTTTCATAATCTTTTTCATATTTACGTAATCGAAAATTACCGATAATTGAATAGAATGTCATATGTGCCACGCTTGCAAGGTAGAGGATAAATATCGGTATGATTACCCATAAAGCGATAGACAGTGACGGCATAGGAATGCCAAACAGATCTATACTCATGTTTTCCTGTGTTACATATGCATAAACATACCAACCGACAAGTCCCATCCAAACCAATGCAGCTATTGTGTACCTTTTAATATACATTCTTCAATCCTTTATTTAGATTTCTCTACTATTTCTCTACAGTCAATGCAGTATGCAGCATGTGGTTTTACTTTCAGTCTTTGAAATCCTATCTCATCTTCACACATTTCACAAATACCATAACCACCGTTTTTAATTTTAGAGAGTATTTTTTCAATCTCATCCAATTCCTGCTTTTGCTGCTCTATTATAGCACCTTCTACCATAGAATTGTTATTTGCCGAAGCATGATCACCTTCATCATTTAAATCTAACGAGCTCAACTCACTTAGTTCTGTTCGGACATCCTGAATGTTTTTCTCTATCTGTTCTTTTCGACTCAGTAGTAATTCTTTAAAATATTTTAACTCACTTGCTTGCACTTATATTTCCCTTTTATTTATGATATGGATGATTGCTCAGTATAGCAAAACCTCTATAGATCTGTTCCAATAAAACCACCTTGGCAATTTTATGACTCATTGTTATTTTGCCTAAACTGATAACAGCATTGCTTTGGTCTAAAAAATCTTTTTCAAAACCATATGCTCCGCCTATAAAAAATTTTACGGACATTTTATCATTTAGTAGCTTACTAAATTCAAAACTGTCTACCATTTTTCCATCTGGATGCAAAGTTATACAGAAATCTTTCCCAATATAAGCTTCTAAAGCTTTGGTATATGCTTTTTGAGCGGCCTGTGGGGAAATTGTGTGTGCTTTTGTTACATCTTTTGAAAAAATCTCCGTATCTTTTACAGTTGCGAACCTTGATATCATTTTTGTCAACTCTTTATACAACGGATCGTAAAGTGTTTTTTCTCTTTTTGCTATAGAGACGATTTCTATATTCATTAGAGTAAACCGCTCCCGATTACATTGTATGTTACATGTTCAAATGAATCATTGAGTTTCACACCGCCTATAGCAGCTACATGGTGCCTGGATTTTGAGGCAATGGTATCGAGGGTATCACCAAGAAGACTTGATACATCTTTTTTTGTATCAGTATTTCTGTATGCACCAAGTCCGATATAATTTAAATCCATTGCATTTGCCTGCAGAACTTCTTCTTCATTATGCGTTGAAATGCCTAAAATTTTGTCTTCATTTATAACACTTCGTAAAATTTTGACTGCCTTGAATACATCTGTATCTATAGCTTTAAGATCCTCCTGCCCTACATGCACACCATCGCAGAATTCAACAAGCTCATAGGCATCATTTACTATCAAAAAACCGTCATAAAGTTTTCTGATTTTTATCAATTGTGCTTTAACAAAGGCGATGTCTGCATTTTTATTTCGATATTGTATAATTTCAGCATTCTTCTTTTTTGCAATACCTATAAAGGATTCCAAAGAAATTCCTTTTTTGTCAAGCATGTCCTGGTCACATAACGCATAGAGTCTCATATCAGTCTTTTTTCAGTAAAGTCAGCATATCAGAGAGGGTTTTTTTCAACTTGTTTCGATTGACAATCATATCAATAGAACCGTGTTCGAGTAAAAATTCGGCTCGTTGAAATCCCTCAGGCAACTCTGAGCCAATAGTCTGTTCAATAACTCTTTGTCCTGCAAAACCGATCAACGCTCCCGGTTCAGCTATAATTATGTCACCGAGATTGGCAAAAGAGGCACTCACTCCGCCCATCGTCGGGTCCGTAAGCACAGAGATAAAAGGCAGTTTGTGATTGGAAAGTTTTGCCAGCGCTGCCGAAGTTTTACTCATTTGCAGCAATGAAAAGGTTGATTCCTGCATTCTTGCTCCACCCGAAGCGCTGAGTATAATCAAACCCTGTTTTTTTTCTATGGCTCTATGAGCTGCCCGAACAATTTTTTCACCCTCTACTGAGCCCAAAGAACCACCCATAAAAGCAAAATCAAAAATAACAAGCTGTACATCCACCCCGTTCATTTTACATTCACCACTTACAACTGATGATTTTCTTCCTGTCTTTGCATAGGCTTCTTCAAGACGTTTTTTATAAGGTTTTTTGTCAACAAACTTCAACGGATCCACAGGCTCCAACGAAGCGTCATACTCTACAAATGTTCCCTCGTCTGCAAGCATGTTGAGTCTCTCTTTTACACCTATACGGATATGATATCCGCATTTTGGACATACATAATTTTGGTTTTCAACTTCTTTGTAGTACATCAAAGAGTGGCATGATTTGCATTTAATCCAATGCGATCCCGCTTCGGCTTTTTCCGGTTGTTTATTGTCAAATGTTTTTGTAAAAAGGTTTAGTAAATTCAAAAAAAATCCTTAAATTATATAAATAGACTCTATTATAGCAAATTAATGTTGATTTTAAAGAATTTTTGAAAATATTTTTTTCAGAAGAAAGGCAGATTTACTCATTATAAACAAGTAAATCTGCTTGAACTTATTGTAATAAAGAGTCTATAATGTTTCTTGCTGCCTCACGACCGTCATATGCCGCTGTAACAACCAGATCAGCACCACGAAAACAATCGCCTCCGGCATATATACCGGGTGTTGTTGTTTCGTATGTCTCTTCATTCACGATAATCCCACCCCATGAATTTGTCTCTATGCCGTTTTCAGCTAAGAACGACGGCACAACAGGATCAAATCCAAGTGACATTATAACCACATCTGCATTCACTCTAAAGTGTGAACCTTTTACCTCTTCCATGCGTTGGCGTCCTGATGCATCTTTGGCACCCAAAGTTGTTTTTACAACTTCGACCGCCACTGCACGTCCTGCTTCGTTTAATATAATCTCTTTGGGTGCTGCAAGAAATGTAAAATCCACACCCTCTTCCATTGCATTTTTATACTCTTTTTTACTGCCCGGCATATTTTTTTCATCTCTTCGATACAAACATGTGACAGATTTTGCACCTTCTCGTTTTGCGGTTCTCAAACAGTCCATCGCCGTATCACCTCCACCGATGACCACAACATTTAAATCTTTAAAATCAAATTTTTTATCATACGGCTGTTTGAAATTCTTTCTTTGTATATTTGTAAGATAATCCATTGCCTTGTAAACATTTGGTGCATTTTCACCGGCGATACCCGCACTTTTTGCTTTTGTTGCACCAACACCTATAAACATTGCATCATGTTCATTCGCAATAGTTTCAAACTCTATATCACGTCCCACTTCACTGTTGAGTACAAGTGTCAATCCGGCCTCTTGTAAAAGTTTCACACGTCTCTCAACTACTTTTTTATCGAGTTTGAAATTTGGAATACCATATGTCAAAAGACCGCCTGCACGGTCACTTTTTTCATACATGGTTACAGCAATGCCTGAACGCAAAAGATAGGTAGCCACAGAAAGTCCTGCAGGACCACTTCCTATAACAGCAACTTTTTTATCTGTTGTTATTCCAGGAAAATCCGGTGTATATCCTGCTTTAAATCCTGCTTCAGTGATATGCGTTTCAACAGAACCGATAGTAATCGCTCCGTGCCCGTCATTTAAGGTACAATCTCCCTCACACAGCCTGTCATGCGGGCATACTCTTCCCATAACTTCCGGGAAAGGAGAAGGCTCATTGGAGAGTTTAAAAGCAAATTCCAGATCTTTTTCGGCAATAGACTTGAGCCATTGAGGAATATAATTGTGCAAAGGACATTTGTTCAAACAAAACGGATCGCCGCACTGAATACATCTGTCACTCTGTGTTGCTGCCTCGTCTTTATCAAAGAGTTCATAAATTTCACCAAAATCTTTTGTTCTGTCAACAACCAGTCTTTTTGCCGGGTCAATTCTCTCAGTTTTTAGGTATTCGCGCATTTTAGTCTCCGTTCTCTAGATTAAGAGGTAATTTTGTTAAATTTTTAGGTTTTACCAGCCAGAAGTTTCGTACTTCCACTCTAAAGTTTTCCAGTAAATCTTCAGCTTTTTTGCTTTTTGTTTCTACTACATAATCTTTGAGCAGACGTTTGAGATAATGTCGTGCCTCATCTCCCTCATCTGTGTCAATTCTGACAGCTTCTACAAGTTCACTGTTTACATTTTCAATAAAATCATGATCTTCATCATATACAAAGCTCACTCCACCTGTCATTCCTGCACCAAAGTTGATACCGGTACGTCCGAGAATCACAACCACACCGCCTGTCATATATTCACAGGCGTTGTCTCCAGTCCCTTCAACAATTGCAAAGGCTCCGGAATTACGTACTGCGAAACGCTCTCCGACACTGCCGGAAATATAAAGTTTACCGCCGGTAGCACCATAAAGGCAGGTATTACCACCTGCTGAGAACTCTTCACCCTCATTTTTGGAGGTAATGATAATTTTCCCTCCGTGCATACCTTTTCCTATATAATCATTTGCAACGCCCTCAAGATAAATTGAAACACCCGGAATTAAAAACGCACCGAGTGCCTGTCCCGCTACACCGCTGAGATTCATTTTAATTGTATCTGGCTTCAATCCTTCATCCCCGTAGTATTTCGCAATTTCTCCGGATATCAAAGCTCCGAAACTTCTATGGATATTTTGGATTTCTCTTTTGATGCGTATCGGGTATTCAGGATGTTTAATCGCATTCATCGCCTCTTTGAGAACATCTTTTTCAAACTTGTTGTCATCAAAAGGCGGATTAAACGGCTGCTGATGCGTATTGACACCCTCTTCCCTGTGCAGGATTGCCGAGAAATCAAATTTCTTGGCAAAGGTATCGTCTTTGACACTTAGCAAGTCCACACGGCCTATCATCTCTTCCATGGTTCTGTATCCAAGTTCTGCCATAATAGCTCTGATATCTTCGGCCAAATATGTAAAATAGTTGATTACCTGATCAACATGTCCTTTAAAGAACTCTTCACGCAGTTTTTCGTTTTGTGTTGCGATACCTACAGAACATTTATTGACATGACAGATACGAAGCATTTTACAGCCTACGATAGTAAGAACACCTGTACCAAAGGCAAAAGACTCGGCACCCAGTAGAGCAGCTTTGACAACATCAAGTCCTGTTTTCAATCCACCATCTGTCTGTAACTCCACAAGTCCGCGCAGATTGTTTGCCTTGAGCGCATTATGTGCTTCAGACAATCCGAGTTCCCAAGGATTACCCGCAAATTTGATAGAGGTCAGCGGAGCGGCACCGGTACCGCCGTCTCCACCTGAAATAATAATTTTATCAGCATAGGCTTTTGCTACACCCGCAGCAATGGTGCCTACTCCGACAGTAGATACAAGCTTCACAGCAATTCTTGCCGCAGGATTGACCTGTTTTAAATCAAAAATCAACTGTGCAAGATCTTCAATAGAATAAATATCATGGTGTGGCGGCGGTGATATAAGTGTCACGCCGGGAACAGTATGACGAAGCTTTCCGATAAGAGCAGTCACCTTATGTCCGGGGAGTTGTCCGCCTTCACCAGGTTTTGCACCCTGGGCAACTTTAATCTGAATCTCCTCTGCACTTCTCAAATATGCCGGAGTTACACCAAAGCGACCGGAAGCAACCTGTTTGATTTTGGAAACTCTTTCTGTATTGTATCTTGATTTGTCCTCTCCGCCTTCTCCGGAATTTGACTGTGCTCCGATTCTGTTCATTGCAATGGCAATTGTTTCATGCGCTTCAGGAGAAATAGAACCAAGGCTCATTGCAGCGGATGCAAAACGTTTAAATATCGCTTCTTTCGGTTCGACTTCTGATATATCAATCGGTTTTCTGTCTGATTTCAAGTCAAAGAAATCACGAATAAATTTCAATCCGCGCTTGTTCACAAGGTTTTTCAACGTATCAAAATTTTCCTGTGTAGGATGCTTGGAAACAGCATGGATAGCATGAATGACAGCAGGACCGAAATCATGATGTTCCTGATTTGTATAAAATTTATAGTATCCACCAATATTTAAAGGAAATATTTTGTTAAAACCGTTTGTTTTAAAAGCATCTCTATGGGCTTTTTGCAGTCTTTCGTCTATATCTTCATAAGTCAATCCACTAAGTGTGCAATGCGATGTTGCAAAACACTCTTCTACTATGGTTTTGTCCAGTCCCATTACATCAAAAAGACCGGAGTTTCTGTAAGAGGCAATTGTTGCAATTCCCATTTTGGACATAATTTTCAAGAGCCCGCTGTTGAGTGCAGTGTGTACAGATTTGTAGGCTTCAGAAAATGTCATATTTAATGCTTTTGACTTTTCAAGCTGATTTGCCACTGTAGCAAACAATACATAAGGATGAATTGCCGAAGCGCCATATCCAAGGAGTACCGCAGCACTGTGCGAATCAATTACTTCTCCCGTTGTAGCGATAATAGAAACCAAATGACGAATTTTTTCATTCAGCAAAGCAAAATTCAAACGACCTATGGCCATTGCCATTGGAATGACTCTGTTTTGCTTATCAAATCCGCTGTCATCCAAAATGACAATGCGTGTTCCGTTATTTTTGACTGATGCTATGACTTTTTGAACCAATGCCTCAAGAGATGCTTTCAAATCTGTTGTATAGGTAGTTGAAAATGTGGCATTTTTATAAAACTCCTGATATCTTGGAGAGGAATCATCGCCAAAAGATTTGAGCACTTCTAACTTTTCAGTCGTTATTATCGGAGAAATGGACTTCAGCCTGTGTGCATGTGACGGAATTTCATCCAGCATATTATGCACTTCACCAAAACCGGTATTTAAACTCATTACAACTTTTTCACGAATAGGATCAATTGGTGGATTTGTAACCTGTGCAAATTTTTGTTTAAAAAAATCTGTAAAGTTGCGTTGTTTATCAGAAAAAGCTGCAAGTGGTGTATCGTCACCCATAGAACCCACGGCTTCTTTTGCCTCTTTTACCATCGGCTCGATAACCTGCTCAATAACTTCCTGTGTTACATTAAAGTATCTTTGCTTGGCAATCAGGTCGGCTTCATCAAGTTCTCTGGAGACAACATACTGCTCTTCAACATGCTCCTGCAGGTAAATCATATGCTCATTCAGCCATTTCATATATGGATTAGAGCCTTTGAGATAATCATCTATTTCATTGCTTTTGAGAAGTTTTCCAAATTTCAGATCAAGTCCTATCATTTCACCTGACTGCAGACGTCCACGCTCTTTTATCTCTTCTTCCGGAATATCCACAACCCCATACTCTGAAGCTATCAGAAGGTTATCATCTTTTGTGACAATGTATTTTGATGGACGTAAACCGTTTCTGTCGAGTACACAGCCTATGTATCGTCCGTCTGTTACTGAAAATGCGGCAGGACCGTCCCATGCCTCAAATACAGTTGAGTGATACTCGTAAAATGCACGAAGCTGAGGGTCCATATGCGGAGCATTCTGCCATGCCGGAGGAATCACTGCACGGACAGCTTTGAAAAAGTCCATACCGTTTACGATTAAAAATTCAAAAAAGTTATCGGCTGAAGCACTGTCAGAAGCACCGGGCTGCAGGATAGGAAGCAGTCTTTTAATCTCTTCGTCGCTAAATACTTCGCTTTTTATTGATTCTGATTTTATCGCTACATTGATACGGTTGGCTTCAACAGAGTTGATTTCGCCATTGTGCGCTACAGCACGAAACGGCTGCGCTAGACGCCATTCAGGAAGTGTATTTGTTGAAAATCTTTGATGAAAAAGTGAAAAAGAGATTTTAAAATTTTCATTCTGCAGATCTTTGTAAAATTCTTTGATATGCGTAGGCATGACCAGCCCTTTATATGAAAGAACTTTCGAACTCATAGAGGCTATGTAAAAATCTCTCTCAGAGATCATTTCATGTTCTGCTTCTTTGCGTGAAAGATACAAAAGTGCATCAAATCTATTTGTTGCCATGATTGAATTCGGAACAATGAAAAGCTGTACGATGTGCGGCAGTGAAGCCAGTGCCTGATCGCCTAGAGCATTGGTGTCAATCGGAACATCACGGTGCAAAACCACTTTTAAATCATTGTTGTTACAAATAGATTCCAGCGTTTGTAAATGCTTTTTCTCTTTGGTGAAAACTACAGCTACTGCAAATTGACCTGGCAGTTCTATACCTTTTTCTTTTGCTTCATTTTTAAGAAAATCGGTCGGCATGGAAAGCAGTAAACCGCTTCCGTCCCCTGTTTTTCCATCTGCAGCAACAGCACCACGGTGCATCATGCGTTCAAGTGCAGTCACTGCATCATTGAGCACTTTGTGTGAAGGTTTGTTTTTGATGTTGGCGACAAGACCAAAACCACAATTATCCTTAAATGATCTTAATAAATCATGATGTTCAACCATTTCAACTCCCAAATTTGTAAATTTTATATGCAAAACATATAAATTTAATCTCTTTTTAAAGAAACTTAGTCTATTTAGACAAAGCATGTAAATTATACTTTCTTTTGGTTTAAATAAGCATAATAAGTGTAAAATATTTTAACAAAAAGTAAAAAGTGTGTATATAGGAAGCAATTAGGTGCAAGGTTTTATCATTAATTTAAATCGCGTCAAAGATGAGGATTTAATAGTAAATATTTTATCTCAAAACAGCTTAGATACCCTTTACAGATTCTACGGCGCACGCCATGGTGTTATAAATATAGGTTTTAAAATTGATTATGAAATCGAAAACTCGGCAAAATCTACCATATCAAGACTCAAAGATGTTATTCATATCGGATACCCATGGATAAATGATTATGCTCTGCTGCGGTTATGGCAGGACTTTCTGGGACTTTTTTACAGACACCTCAAAGATTCTGAAGATATTGGCTCTTTTTATTTTGACTTGATTCATCAAGCTTCACAAAACTGGGACAGACAAAATCCTAAACGCATAGCGGTAGAAGCCTATGTCAAACTTTTGGAACATGAGGGACGATTGCATACAGATATGCACTGTTTTTTATGTTCTAAAAAAATTGATGGGGATGTCTCGCTCTTGCGTGCATATCTTCCGACGCACGAACAGTGTTCGCATACTCTTCCCATCAACAAAAAAGGGCTAAAAGAACTCTTTG
Encoded proteins:
- the dksA gene encoding RNA polymerase-binding protein DksA; its protein translation is MQASELKYFKELLLSRKEQIEKNIQDVRTELSELSSLDLNDEGDHASANNNSMVEGAIIEQQKQELDEIEKILSKIKNGGYGICEMCEDEIGFQRLKVKPHAAYCIDCREIVEKSK
- a CDS encoding 23S rRNA (pseudouridine(1915)-N(3))-methyltransferase RlmH, giving the protein MNIEIVSIAKREKTLYDPLYKELTKMISRFATVKDTEIFSKDVTKAHTISPQAAQKAYTKALEAYIGKDFCITLHPDGKMVDSFEFSKLLNDKMSVKFFIGGAYGFEKDFLDQSNAVISLGKITMSHKIAKVVLLEQIYRGFAILSNHPYHK
- a CDS encoding thiamine phosphate synthase, producing MRLYALCDQDMLDKKGISLESFIGIAKKKNAEIIQYRNKNADIAFVKAQLIKIRKLYDGFLIVNDAYELVEFCDGVHVGQEDLKAIDTDVFKAVKILRSVINEDKILGISTHNEEEVLQANAMDLNYIGLGAYRNTDTKKDVSSLLGDTLDTIASKSRHHVAAIGGVKLNDSFEHVTYNVIGSGLL
- the accD gene encoding acetyl-CoA carboxylase, carboxyltransferase subunit beta, whose translation is MNLLNLFTKTFDNKQPEKAEAGSHWIKCKSCHSLMYYKEVENQNYVCPKCGYHIRIGVKERLNMLADEGTFVEYDASLEPVDPLKFVDKKPYKKRLEEAYAKTGRKSSVVSGECKMNGVDVQLVIFDFAFMGGSLGSVEGEKIVRAAHRAIEKKQGLIILSASGGARMQESTFSLLQMSKTSAALAKLSNHKLPFISVLTDPTMGGVSASFANLGDIIIAEPGALIGFAGQRVIEQTIGSELPEGFQRAEFLLEHGSIDMIVNRNKLKKTLSDMLTLLKKD
- a CDS encoding glutamate synthase subunit beta, yielding MREYLKTERIDPAKRLVVDRTKDFGEIYELFDKDEAATQSDRCIQCGDPFCLNKCPLHNYIPQWLKSIAEKDLEFAFKLSNEPSPFPEVMGRVCPHDRLCEGDCTLNDGHGAITIGSVETHITEAGFKAGYTPDFPGITTDKKVAVIGSGPAGLSVATYLLRSGIAVTMYEKSDRAGGLLTYGIPNFKLDKKVVERRVKLLQEAGLTLVLNSEVGRDIEFETIANEHDAMFIGVGATKAKSAGIAGENAPNVYKAMDYLTNIQRKNFKQPYDKKFDFKDLNVVVIGGGDTAMDCLRTAKREGAKSVTCLYRRDEKNMPGSKKEYKNAMEEGVDFTFLAAPKEIILNEAGRAVAVEVVKTTLGAKDASGRQRMEEVKGSHFRVNADVVIMSLGFDPVVPSFLAENGIETNSWGGIIVNEETYETTTPGIYAGGDCFRGADLVVTAAYDGREAARNIIDSLLQ
- the gltB gene encoding glutamate synthase large subunit, with protein sequence MVEHHDLLRSFKDNCGFGLVANIKNKPSHKVLNDAVTALERMMHRGAVAADGKTGDGSGLLLSMPTDFLKNEAKEKGIELPGQFAVAVVFTKEKKHLQTLESICNNNDLKVVLHRDVPIDTNALGDQALASLPHIVQLFIVPNSIMATNRFDALLYLSRKEAEHEMISERDFYIASMSSKVLSYKGLVMPTHIKEFYKDLQNENFKISFSLFHQRFSTNTLPEWRLAQPFRAVAHNGEINSVEANRINVAIKSESIKSEVFSDEEIKRLLPILQPGASDSASADNFFEFLIVNGMDFFKAVRAVIPPAWQNAPHMDPQLRAFYEYHSTVFEAWDGPAAFSVTDGRYIGCVLDRNGLRPSKYIVTKDDNLLIASEYGVVDIPEEEIKERGRLQSGEMIGLDLKFGKLLKSNEIDDYLKGSNPYMKWLNEHMIYLQEHVEEQYVVSRELDEADLIAKQRYFNVTQEVIEQVIEPMVKEAKEAVGSMGDDTPLAAFSDKQRNFTDFFKQKFAQVTNPPIDPIREKVVMSLNTGFGEVHNMLDEIPSHAHRLKSISPIITTEKLEVLKSFGDDSSPRYQEFYKNATFSTTYTTDLKASLEALVQKVIASVKNNGTRIVILDDSGFDKQNRVIPMAMAIGRLNFALLNEKIRHLVSIIATTGEVIDSHSAAVLLGYGASAIHPYVLFATVANQLEKSKALNMTFSEAYKSVHTALNSGLLKIMSKMGIATIASYRNSGLFDVMGLDKTIVEECFATSHCTLSGLTYEDIDERLQKAHRDAFKTNGFNKIFPLNIGGYYKFYTNQEHHDFGPAVIHAIHAVSKHPTQENFDTLKNLVNKRGLKFIRDFFDLKSDRKPIDISEVEPKEAIFKRFASAAMSLGSISPEAHETIAIAMNRIGAQSNSGEGGEDKSRYNTERVSKIKQVASGRFGVTPAYLRSAEEIQIKVAQGAKPGEGGQLPGHKVTALIGKLRHTVPGVTLISPPPHHDIYSIEDLAQLIFDLKQVNPAARIAVKLVSTVGVGTIAAGVAKAYADKIIISGGDGGTGAAPLTSIKFAGNPWELGLSEAHNALKANNLRGLVELQTDGGLKTGLDVVKAALLGAESFAFGTGVLTIVGCKMLRICHVNKCSVGIATQNEKLREEFFKGHVDQVINYFTYLAEDIRAIMAELGYRTMEEMIGRVDLLSVKDDTFAKKFDFSAILHREEGVNTHQQPFNPPFDDNKFEKDVLKEAMNAIKHPEYPIRIKREIQNIHRSFGALISGEIAKYYGDEGLKPDTIKMNLSGVAGQALGAFLIPGVSIYLEGVANDYIGKGMHGGKIIITSKNEGEEFSAGGNTCLYGATGGKLYISGSVGERFAVRNSGAFAIVEGTGDNACEYMTGGVVVILGRTGINFGAGMTGGVSFVYDEDHDFIENVNSELVEAVRIDTDEGDEARHYLKRLLKDYVVETKSKKAEDLLENFRVEVRNFWLVKPKNLTKLPLNLENGD
- the recO gene encoding recombination protein RecO is translated as MQGFIINLNRVKDEDLIVNILSQNSLDTLYRFYGARHGVINIGFKIDYEIENSAKSTISRLKDVIHIGYPWINDYALLRLWQDFLGLFYRHLKDSEDIGSFYFDLIHQASQNWDRQNPKRIAVEAYVKLLEHEGRLHTDMHCFLCSKKIDGDVSLLRAYLPTHEQCSHTLPINKKGLKELFENKSSLFLGNKEVDRLWNVLLEGL